One window of the Parasphingopyxis algicola genome contains the following:
- a CDS encoding energy transducer TonB, whose translation MTRHTSHQSGYLGQSRHSSSGLALVIGLHGAAIALALLAKSGVIPFDPTGEVIKTYTVPTNPPPEPIERVEPVEPEVELPNIPAATETGIDLPRTPVTVSDPPLSSTPSPPATPVPTVPDPIYEEAVFTRSALAALQPRYPSNLLRQDLEGSCTIRVRIAPNGRVMAAEPVNATHPAFCEATQRHALRRWRFEPATRDGVPVESWQRHTVEFRIS comes from the coding sequence ATGACACGACATACATCCCACCAATCCGGCTATCTCGGTCAGTCGCGCCACAGTTCGTCGGGGCTCGCGCTGGTTATCGGCCTGCATGGCGCCGCCATCGCCTTGGCCCTGCTCGCCAAATCGGGTGTCATCCCGTTCGATCCGACGGGCGAGGTCATCAAGACCTACACGGTTCCGACCAATCCGCCTCCCGAACCGATCGAGCGCGTCGAACCGGTCGAGCCGGAAGTCGAATTGCCGAATATTCCGGCGGCGACCGAAACGGGCATCGATCTGCCAAGAACACCGGTGACGGTAAGCGATCCGCCCTTGTCCAGCACCCCGTCGCCGCCCGCAACGCCGGTGCCAACGGTTCCCGATCCGATATACGAAGAGGCGGTTTTTACGCGATCCGCGCTCGCCGCGCTCCAGCCGCGCTACCCGTCCAACCTCCTTCGCCAGGACCTGGAAGGCAGTTGCACGATCCGGGTGCGGATTGCGCCCAATGGCCGGGTAATGGCGGCTGAACCGGTCAACGCGACGCATCCGGCCTTTTGCGAAGCGACGCAGCGCCATGCGCTTCGCCGCTGGCGGTTCGAGCCCGCGACGCGCGACGGCGTTCCGGTCGAAAGCTGGCAGCGGCATACAGTCGAGTTTCGCATAAGCTGA
- a CDS encoding acyl-CoA thioesterase encodes MEKDEDALGKGLKTPEELVAKLCDLLTVEELDTDLYRGPRLPGGVGRVFGGQVIAQALVAANHSVDDELLAHSLHAYFMRPGNENYPIIYRIERDRDGRSFSTRRIIALQRGKPILNMAANYQRPEDGLAHQFAMPDVPGPENLQSEADYWRENIELIPEPFRKRMLRQRSIELRPVERRNPAKPQKSEPFSYTWFRAVAPIGDDRRLHQAILSYASDMSLLGTSTLKHGISWMRDPLQMASLDHSLWLHEDFRADEWLLYATDAPWSGHARGFNRGQIFTQDGRLVASAAQEGLMRLRCQ; translated from the coding sequence TTGGAAAAAGACGAAGACGCGCTCGGCAAGGGGCTGAAGACGCCCGAAGAGCTGGTTGCGAAACTGTGCGATCTGCTGACGGTCGAGGAACTCGACACCGATCTCTATCGCGGGCCGCGGTTGCCCGGCGGCGTCGGCCGCGTGTTCGGCGGGCAGGTGATCGCGCAGGCACTGGTTGCGGCCAACCATTCGGTCGACGACGAACTGCTCGCCCATTCGCTGCACGCCTATTTCATGCGGCCGGGGAACGAGAATTATCCGATCATCTACCGGATCGAGCGCGACCGGGACGGGCGGAGCTTTTCGACGCGGCGGATCATCGCTTTGCAACGCGGCAAACCGATCCTCAACATGGCGGCGAATTACCAGCGGCCGGAGGACGGTCTCGCGCACCAGTTCGCCATGCCGGACGTTCCGGGACCGGAAAATTTGCAGAGCGAGGCCGATTACTGGCGCGAGAATATCGAGCTCATCCCCGAACCGTTTCGCAAGCGGATGCTGCGCCAGCGGTCGATCGAACTGCGCCCGGTCGAGCGCCGCAATCCGGCCAAGCCGCAAAAGTCCGAACCCTTCAGCTATACCTGGTTCCGCGCGGTCGCCCCGATCGGCGACGATCGGCGCCTGCACCAGGCGATCCTCTCCTATGCGTCGGACATGAGCCTGCTCGGCACGAGCACGTTGAAGCACGGGATCAGCTGGATGCGCGATCCGCTGCAAATGGCCAGCCTCGATCATTCGCTCTGGCTGCACGAGGATTTCCGCGCCGACGAATGGCTGCTCTATGCGACCGACGCGCCCTGGAGCGGCCATGCGCGCGGCTTCAATCGGGGGCAGATCTTCACCCAGGATGGGCGGCTCGTAGCCAGCGCCGCGCAGGAAGGGCTGATGCGGCTGCGTTGCCAGTAG
- a CDS encoding serine hydrolase domain-containing protein, which translates to MGDFRIDRRHFLGGLGGGLALSTLPARALAALDGAPAWPSVASFVPRFVSEHFVPGALIALGTGQDAPTYFADGTVALDSDVAVDAGTLWRIYSMTKPVTGIATMMLVEDGAIGLDQNIADFLPGFAEPRVLTDPANSLDTRASSGPITIRHLLTHTAGLGYTIVTTGPLLAEYQRLGLEPGVIMHEDPEVVARRPSSLAEFADRLATLPIIADPGTKWSYSVSIDLLGRVIEIASGMAFDAFLQQRLFGPLGMADTFFHIPAEKEGRMTASYTLREGEVVQVDPARGSVYAQPPRYPYGGAGLVSSARDYDRFLTMLLGEGALGDVRIMETETARLAMSDLLPPEIDKTAMYYESGFGAGGRVTIEPGAAGEGVGTFGWGGAAGTIAWVDRANNLRASGYVQNLPSEITPFRAGVLGSVYADLHG; encoded by the coding sequence ATGGGCGACTTCAGGATCGATCGGCGGCATTTTCTGGGAGGACTGGGGGGCGGACTTGCGCTTTCCACGCTGCCCGCCCGGGCGCTGGCGGCGTTGGACGGCGCGCCGGCCTGGCCGTCCGTCGCGTCGTTCGTGCCGCGGTTCGTGTCCGAGCATTTCGTCCCGGGCGCGCTGATTGCACTGGGAACCGGGCAGGACGCCCCGACCTATTTCGCCGATGGCACGGTAGCGCTCGATAGCGATGTCGCCGTCGATGCCGGCACGCTCTGGCGCATCTATTCGATGACCAAACCCGTCACGGGCATCGCGACGATGATGCTCGTCGAAGATGGTGCGATCGGGCTCGACCAGAACATCGCCGATTTCCTTCCGGGCTTCGCCGAGCCGCGCGTCCTGACCGATCCGGCCAACAGCCTCGACACCCGGGCGTCGAGCGGTCCGATCACGATCCGGCACCTGCTGACCCATACGGCGGGGCTCGGCTACACGATCGTCACGACCGGGCCGCTGCTGGCCGAATATCAACGCCTGGGGCTCGAGCCGGGCGTGATCATGCACGAGGATCCGGAGGTCGTTGCCCGCCGCCCGTCGAGCCTCGCGGAGTTTGCCGACCGGCTGGCGACCTTGCCGATCATTGCCGACCCCGGCACCAAGTGGAGCTATTCGGTGTCGATCGACCTGCTCGGCCGGGTCATCGAGATCGCATCGGGCATGGCGTTCGACGCTTTCCTCCAGCAGCGGCTTTTCGGGCCGCTCGGCATGGCCGACACATTCTTCCACATTCCCGCGGAAAAGGAAGGCCGGATGACGGCGAGCTACACCTTGCGCGAGGGCGAGGTGGTCCAGGTCGATCCGGCACGGGGCTCGGTCTATGCGCAGCCGCCGCGCTATCCCTATGGCGGGGCGGGGCTGGTTTCGAGCGCGCGCGACTATGATCGCTTTCTCACCATGCTGCTTGGCGAGGGCGCGCTGGGCGATGTCCGGATCATGGAGACCGAAACGGCAAGGCTCGCCATGTCGGACCTGCTGCCACCCGAGATCGACAAGACGGCAATGTATTATGAGTCGGGTTTCGGCGCCGGCGGCCGCGTGACGATCGAACCCGGCGCGGCCGGCGAGGGCGTCGGCACTTTCGGCTGGGGCGGCGCGGCGGGCACTATCGCCTGGGTCGACCGCGCCAACAATCTGCGCGCGTCGGGCTATGTCCAGAACCTGCCGAGCGAGATCACGCCGTTCCGCGCCGGGGTTCTCGGTTCGGTCTATGCCGATCTGCATGGCTAG
- the gltX gene encoding glutamate--tRNA ligase has translation MTITRFAPSPTGRLHVGNIRTALHNWLWARKRGGRFLLRLDDTDSERSKEEYVEAIRADLGWLGLDIDGEERQSARFDRYETAFEKLRAAGRIYPAYETAQELELKRKILLGRGKPPIYDRAALDLTDRQIADFEAEGRTPHWRFRLDHETPIEWDDLIRGPQHFDPALLSDPVIRREDGSWLYMLPSTIDDIDMNVTHVVRGEDHVTNTGLQIQMFDAMGVAPPTFAHEALLVGSEGKLSKRLGSLGVEAFRDEGLEPMAVIALLARIGTSDPVEPFTDAAPLIESFDFDRFGRAPARFDSEELKTLNAKIVHQLDFETVADRLPEGMGADGWEAIRPNLGTVAEAADWWHVVEGPVDPVDFDADTAAYLDRAAEAAAGLDWSDTAWKSLTGQLKEQTGRKGKALFLPLRQALTGRDQGPEMAALLPLIGRDRAIARLSRRQ, from the coding sequence ATGACCATCACCCGCTTCGCTCCCTCGCCGACCGGCCGCCTCCATGTCGGCAATATCCGCACCGCGCTTCACAACTGGCTCTGGGCGCGCAAGCGGGGCGGGCGCTTCTTGCTGCGGCTCGACGATACCGATAGCGAACGGTCGAAAGAGGAGTATGTCGAGGCGATCCGGGCCGATCTCGGCTGGCTCGGCCTCGATATCGACGGCGAGGAGCGCCAGTCCGCCCGCTTCGACCGCTACGAGACGGCGTTCGAAAAACTGCGCGCGGCAGGGCGCATCTATCCGGCCTATGAGACCGCGCAGGAGCTCGAACTCAAGCGCAAGATCCTGCTCGGGCGCGGCAAGCCGCCCATCTATGACCGCGCCGCGCTCGACCTGACCGACCGGCAGATCGCCGATTTCGAGGCCGAAGGCCGCACGCCGCACTGGCGTTTCAGGCTCGATCATGAAACGCCGATCGAGTGGGACGATCTGATCCGCGGGCCGCAGCATTTCGATCCTGCGCTGCTCTCCGACCCCGTGATCCGGCGCGAGGACGGAAGCTGGCTCTACATGCTGCCCTCGACGATCGACGATATCGATATGAACGTCACCCATGTCGTGCGCGGCGAGGACCATGTGACGAATACCGGCCTGCAGATCCAGATGTTCGACGCGATGGGCGTTGCGCCGCCGACCTTCGCGCATGAGGCACTGCTCGTCGGCAGCGAAGGCAAGCTCTCCAAGCGGCTGGGGTCGCTCGGCGTCGAGGCATTCCGGGACGAAGGCCTCGAGCCGATGGCGGTTATCGCCCTGCTCGCGCGGATCGGCACGAGCGATCCCGTCGAGCCCTTTACCGACGCCGCGCCGCTGATCGAGAGTTTCGATTTCGACCGGTTCGGCCGCGCACCGGCGCGCTTCGACAGCGAAGAACTGAAAACGCTCAACGCCAAGATCGTCCATCAGCTCGATTTCGAAACGGTGGCCGACCGGCTGCCCGAGGGCATGGGCGCCGACGGCTGGGAGGCGATCCGGCCCAATCTCGGCACCGTCGCCGAGGCAGCCGATTGGTGGCATGTCGTCGAAGGGCCGGTCGATCCGGTCGATTTCGATGCCGACACCGCGGCCTATCTCGATCGGGCGGCCGAGGCTGCGGCCGGCCTGGACTGGTCGGATACGGCGTGGAAATCCCTGACCGGCCAACTCAAGGAACAGACCGGCCGCAAGGGCAAGGCGCTGTTCCTGCCGCTGCGCCAGGCGCTGACCGGCCGGGACCAGGGGCCGGAAATGGCGGCGCTGCTCCCGCTGATCGGCAGGGATCGCGCGATCGCCCGGCTGTCCCGCCGCCAATAA
- a CDS encoding NAD+ synthase yields the protein MTTSLKIAFAQLNQVMGDLPGNADAMLGARADCPDADLIVFPELQLIGYPPEDLVLKPALIARARAELERMAEATAGGGPAMLVGTAIVEDGDLHNAMALLDGGKIAAVVRKHRLPNYGTFDELRLFKPGPLPDPIDFRGVKIGVPICEDIWVDGVCAHLASRGAELFIVPNGSPYEVEKDDIRLALARGRVADTGLPLAYLNRVGGQDEIVFDGSSFILNKDGEIAWQFADWEEEIATTVWEKQGAKGNGGWACTDGPQHDLDDHPADIYHAMLFGLRDYVNRNRFPGVVLGLSGGIDSALSAAIAVDALGADRVWCVMMPSRFTSQESLDDAAGCARLLGCKLDTIPIMPAVEGFDVMLSDSFADAEVDITEENIQSRIRGVTLMALSNKFGHMLLTTGNKSEMAVGYATIYGDMAGGYSVLKDAYKTTVFDLSRFRNATRPSLAMGPDGPVMPEQVITKPPSAELRPDQKDSDSLPPYDVLDPILKGLVEEEVGIDTLVERGFERETVARIERLLYIAEYKRRQAPPGVKIGVRNFGRDRRYPITNAFRTH from the coding sequence ATGACCACCTCCCTAAAGATAGCCTTTGCGCAGCTCAATCAGGTGATGGGCGATCTTCCCGGCAATGCCGATGCGATGCTCGGCGCGCGCGCGGACTGCCCCGACGCCGATCTGATCGTCTTTCCCGAGCTGCAGCTGATTGGCTATCCGCCAGAGGATCTGGTGCTCAAGCCGGCGCTGATCGCGCGGGCGCGTGCCGAACTGGAGCGGATGGCCGAGGCGACGGCGGGCGGCGGACCGGCGATGCTCGTCGGCACGGCGATCGTCGAGGACGGCGATCTCCACAATGCGATGGCGTTGCTCGACGGCGGGAAGATCGCGGCGGTCGTCCGCAAGCATCGGCTGCCCAATTACGGCACGTTCGACGAGCTGCGCCTGTTCAAGCCCGGACCCCTGCCCGATCCGATCGATTTTCGCGGTGTGAAGATTGGCGTGCCGATCTGCGAGGATATCTGGGTCGACGGGGTGTGCGCGCATCTCGCGTCGCGCGGCGCCGAACTGTTTATCGTTCCGAACGGCAGCCCGTACGAGGTCGAGAAGGACGATATCCGGCTGGCGCTCGCGCGCGGTCGCGTCGCCGATACCGGGTTGCCGCTCGCCTATCTCAATCGCGTCGGCGGGCAGGACGAGATCGTGTTCGACGGCTCGTCCTTCATCCTCAACAAGGATGGCGAGATCGCCTGGCAGTTCGCCGACTGGGAGGAGGAGATCGCGACGACGGTCTGGGAGAAGCAGGGCGCCAAGGGAAATGGGGGTTGGGCCTGCACGGACGGCCCGCAGCACGACCTCGATGACCATCCGGCGGACATCTACCATGCGATGCTCTTCGGCCTGCGCGACTATGTGAACCGCAACCGTTTCCCGGGCGTCGTGCTCGGCCTGTCCGGCGGGATCGACAGCGCGCTCTCCGCCGCCATCGCGGTCGATGCCTTGGGCGCCGACCGGGTCTGGTGCGTGATGATGCCCTCGCGCTTCACGAGCCAGGAAAGCCTCGACGATGCTGCCGGTTGTGCGCGCCTGCTCGGCTGCAAGCTCGACACGATTCCGATCATGCCGGCGGTCGAAGGCTTCGATGTGATGCTCTCCGACAGTTTCGCCGACGCAGAGGTCGACATCACCGAAGAGAATATCCAGTCGCGTATCCGCGGCGTCACCCTGATGGCGCTCTCCAACAAGTTCGGCCACATGCTGCTGACCACCGGCAACAAGTCCGAAATGGCGGTCGGTTACGCGACCATCTATGGCGATATGGCGGGCGGCTATTCGGTGCTGAAGGACGCCTACAAGACGACGGTGTTCGATCTGTCGCGCTTTCGCAATGCAACGCGGCCAAGCCTCGCCATGGGCCCGGACGGACCCGTGATGCCCGAACAGGTTATCACCAAGCCGCCCTCCGCCGAATTGCGCCCCGACCAGAAGGACAGCGATTCCTTGCCGCCCTATGACGTGCTCGATCCGATCCTCAAGGGGCTCGTCGAGGAGGAAGTCGGCATTGATACGCTGGTCGAACGGGGCTTCGAGCGCGAGACCGTCGCGCGGATCGAGCGGCTGCTCTACATCGCCGAATATAAACGCCGTCAGGCCCCGCCGGGCGTCAAGATCGGCGTCCGCAATTTCGGCCGCGACCGCCGCTATCCGATCACCAACGCGTTTCGGACGCACTAA
- a CDS encoding nuclear transport factor 2 family protein, translating into MPLSRNALIDLAVDGYFGNVGRRDIAALLGNMAEDVSMQVPSMGIRFADKQAIADHFDDFLDAYSAVSVDDFIVTADIENQSVAVRFRITLTPSDGGEPRVMRNCNFFEIDAAGRIRAITNYMSGQIEAGFHAGVSR; encoded by the coding sequence ATGCCGCTGTCCCGAAACGCCCTGATCGATCTCGCCGTGGACGGCTATTTCGGCAATGTCGGACGGCGCGATATCGCCGCCCTGCTCGGTAACATGGCCGAAGACGTTTCCATGCAGGTCCCCTCGATGGGAATCCGTTTCGCCGACAAACAGGCGATTGCCGACCATTTCGACGATTTTCTCGACGCCTATTCGGCCGTTTCGGTCGATGATTTCATCGTCACGGCCGATATCGAGAACCAGTCGGTCGCCGTGCGGTTCCGGATCACGCTGACGCCGAGCGATGGCGGGGAGCCGAGAGTGATGCGGAACTGCAATTTCTTCGAGATCGACGCGGCCGGCCGTATCCGGGCCATCACCAACTATATGAGCGGCCAGATCGAAGCCGGGTTTCACGCGGGCGTGTCCCGCTAG
- a CDS encoding DUF2306 domain-containing protein has product MTRAAAYMSGRLPVPAMLAIAGGTVVVTFALMALSYGSGRPSDNAFSPAVAVHLASVLPALPIGALILYGRKGDARHRLLGRIWVMLMLVAAISSFWFALSFIHIFSLVVLVSVPLSLWRLRQGDITGHRRAMEGMYIGLVIAGAFAFIPGRFLGDLAFG; this is encoded by the coding sequence ATGACGCGAGCCGCGGCCTATATGTCCGGCCGCCTTCCGGTGCCTGCCATGCTGGCGATCGCGGGCGGGACGGTCGTCGTCACCTTCGCCCTCATGGCGTTGAGCTATGGAAGCGGGCGGCCGAGCGACAACGCCTTCTCGCCGGCCGTGGCCGTCCATCTGGCGTCGGTGCTGCCGGCCCTGCCGATCGGCGCCCTCATTCTCTACGGCCGCAAGGGCGATGCGCGGCACCGGTTGCTGGGCCGGATATGGGTGATGCTGATGCTCGTGGCCGCGATTTCGAGCTTCTGGTTTGCGCTCTCCTTCATCCACATCTTTTCGCTGGTCGTGCTGGTGTCGGTGCCCCTCTCGCTATGGCGGCTGCGGCAGGGCGATATCACCGGCCATCGGCGGGCGATGGAGGGCATGTATATCGGCCTCGTCATCGCCGGCGCCTTCGCCTTCATCCCGGGCCGCTTTCTGGGCGACCTGGCCTTCGGCTAG
- a CDS encoding LytTR family DNA-binding domain-containing protein — protein sequence MRQLAIEIFIIAAIGAVLGLLGPFGTYEMPTAMRLAYWIGFILVGYAIYRPVQTVAVWLSDATEIPLWTALLFAAALAAIPLTAAVGFALAGMSLDTDYLGAGFASLYLQVLGIGLGIQAGMWLLFTRHVRNGDTQTEPIAEEAAPIPLDVRDIAMPERPEAPFFQRLPPELGNHLVCLEMQDHYVKAHTLAGSEMLLMRLRDAIAELDGVAGLQVHRSWWVARDQVRAIRREGRSIRLELANGLLAPVARNRQETLRREGWF from the coding sequence TTGCGCCAGCTGGCCATCGAAATCTTCATCATCGCGGCAATCGGCGCGGTTCTCGGCCTGCTCGGGCCGTTCGGAACCTATGAAATGCCGACCGCGATGCGTCTCGCCTATTGGATCGGCTTCATACTCGTCGGCTATGCGATCTATCGCCCGGTCCAGACGGTAGCGGTCTGGCTGTCCGACGCCACCGAAATACCGCTCTGGACGGCGCTCCTGTTCGCGGCGGCGCTGGCGGCGATCCCGTTGACGGCGGCGGTCGGTTTCGCACTGGCGGGGATGAGCCTCGACACCGACTATCTCGGCGCGGGCTTCGCGTCGCTCTATCTGCAGGTGCTCGGCATCGGGCTGGGGATCCAGGCCGGCATGTGGCTCCTGTTCACCCGCCACGTCCGGAACGGCGATACGCAAACCGAGCCGATCGCGGAAGAGGCGGCGCCGATACCGCTCGATGTGCGGGATATCGCCATGCCGGAACGCCCGGAGGCGCCCTTCTTCCAGCGGCTGCCGCCCGAACTCGGCAACCATCTCGTCTGTCTCGAGATGCAGGATCACTATGTGAAGGCGCACACGCTGGCCGGCAGCGAAATGCTCCTGATGCGACTGCGCGACGCGATTGCCGAGCTTGACGGGGTGGCCGGACTGCAGGTCCATCGCAGCTGGTGGGTGGCGCGCGACCAGGTGCGGGCGATCCGGCGCGAAGGACGCAGCATCAGGCTCGAGCTCGCGAACGGCCTGCTCGCCCCGGTCGCGCGCAACCGCCAGGAGACATTGCGCCGCGAGGGGTGGTTCTAG
- a CDS encoding ribose-phosphate pyrophosphokinase, translated as MKLLSGNSNLPLASAISQYLEIPLTEANVRRFADEEIFVEILENVRGEDVFVVQSTSYPANDNLMELLIIIDALKRASAKRITAVMPYFGYARQDRKPGPRTPISSKLVANLITVAGANRVLTMDLHAGQIQGFFDIPTDNLYGAPVMAADITARFSKKDITVVSPDVGGVVRARALAKRLDNAPLAIIDKRREKPGESEVMNIIGNVEGRFCIIVDDIVDSAGTLCNAAAAMKESGAEEVIAYCSHGVLSGGAVARVDGSVMKELVITDSIGNHDAIAEAEKIRHLPIAPLFAEAIRRIADESSVSSLFD; from the coding sequence ATGAAGTTGCTGTCGGGTAATTCCAATCTGCCGCTCGCAAGCGCGATCTCCCAATATCTCGAGATCCCGCTGACCGAAGCGAATGTCCGGCGGTTCGCCGACGAGGAAATCTTCGTTGAGATTCTCGAAAATGTCCGCGGCGAAGACGTGTTCGTCGTCCAGTCGACCAGCTATCCGGCGAACGACAATCTGATGGAGCTGCTGATCATAATCGACGCGCTGAAACGCGCCTCGGCGAAACGGATCACGGCCGTCATGCCCTATTTCGGCTATGCCCGTCAGGACCGCAAACCCGGCCCGCGCACGCCGATCTCGTCCAAGCTCGTCGCCAATCTGATCACCGTCGCGGGGGCCAACCGGGTGCTGACGATGGATCTGCACGCCGGCCAGATTCAGGGCTTTTTCGACATCCCCACCGACAATCTCTACGGCGCGCCGGTGATGGCGGCGGATATTACCGCACGTTTCTCCAAGAAGGACATCACCGTCGTCTCGCCCGATGTCGGCGGCGTCGTCCGCGCCCGCGCGCTCGCCAAGCGCCTCGACAATGCGCCCCTCGCCATCATCGACAAGCGCCGCGAAAAGCCCGGCGAATCCGAGGTCATGAACATCATCGGCAATGTCGAGGGGCGGTTCTGCATCATCGTCGACGATATCGTCGATTCGGCCGGCACCCTGTGCAACGCCGCCGCCGCGATGAAGGAATCGGGGGCCGAAGAGGTCATCGCCTATTGTTCGCACGGCGTATTGTCCGGCGGCGCCGTCGCCCGGGTCGACGGCTCGGTGATGAAGGAGCTGGTGATCACCGATTCGATCGGCAACCATGACGCGATCGCCGAGGCGGAGAAGATCCGCCACCTGCCGATCGCCCCGCTGTTCGCCGAAGCAATCCGCCGCATCGCCGACGAAAGCTCGGTCTCGAGTCTGTTCGATTGA
- a CDS encoding oxidoreductase, with protein MPKIADSGITNWTPDRLPDLAGKTYLVTGGNSGIGFEASRMLGEAGGDIVIACRDPAKAEKAVAELKQSVKGKVETVALDLADLSSVRTAAEEIHTRYDTLDALVNNAGIMQTPETRTVDGFELQLGTNHLGHFLLAGLLFDLVEKAEGRIVIVSSIAHKYGIIYRDDLMLEKSYSPTSAYTQSKLANLMFAIELDRRLRAKNLPVKAIACHPGYSNTALQSTGPAGLLNVLYTFLNPIMAQPAGKGAIPTVLAAAGTEAQSGAYYGPTGWGDARGPVGDAFVARRALNEETAAWLWEASEKLTGFEWTKLD; from the coding sequence ATGCCGAAGATCGCCGACAGCGGAATCACCAACTGGACACCCGATCGGCTCCCCGACCTTGCCGGCAAGACCTATCTGGTCACCGGCGGCAATTCCGGCATCGGCTTCGAAGCGTCCCGGATGCTCGGCGAGGCCGGCGGCGATATCGTCATCGCCTGCCGCGATCCGGCCAAGGCCGAAAAGGCCGTTGCCGAGCTGAAACAATCGGTGAAAGGCAAGGTCGAAACCGTCGCGCTCGATCTCGCCGATCTCTCGTCGGTGCGCACGGCAGCCGAGGAGATACACACGCGCTACGACACGCTCGATGCGCTGGTGAACAATGCGGGCATCATGCAGACGCCCGAAACGCGGACCGTGGACGGCTTCGAACTGCAGCTCGGCACCAACCATCTCGGTCATTTCCTGCTGGCCGGGCTGCTCTTCGATCTCGTCGAGAAAGCCGAAGGCCGGATCGTTATCGTATCGAGCATCGCGCACAAATACGGGATCATCTATCGCGACGATTTGATGCTCGAAAAATCCTATTCGCCGACCAGCGCCTATACCCAGAGCAAGCTCGCCAACCTGATGTTCGCCATCGAGCTAGACCGGCGGCTCAGGGCCAAAAATCTGCCGGTCAAGGCGATTGCCTGCCATCCGGGCTATTCGAACACCGCGCTGCAAAGCACGGGACCCGCCGGGTTGCTGAATGTCCTGTACACATTCTTGAACCCGATCATGGCGCAGCCCGCCGGAAAGGGCGCCATCCCGACCGTGCTCGCGGCGGCCGGAACCGAAGCGCAATCGGGCGCCTATTACGGACCCACCGGCTGGGGCGATGCACGCGGCCCGGTTGGCGACGCGTTCGTCGCGCGGCGCGCGCTCAACGAAGAAACCGCCGCCTGGCTCTGGGAAGCGAGTGAAAAGCTCACCGGGTTCGAATGGACAAAGCTCGACTAG
- a CDS encoding inositol monophosphatase family protein translates to MTLESDLALANRLADAAGAAIRPFFRADFAREDKADASPVTEADRAAEMAIREILESERPDEGIIGEEYGATRESAARQWVLDPIDGTTSFIAGRPTFGTLIALMQDGWPLLGAIDQPISGERWIGAVGGTTQFGDSPAATRRCGGLDSATVATTSPHCFNQEEGEAFLRLVAKCHANQRQGPIYGGDCYNYGLLASGHIDIVVEAGLALHDFAALIPVVEAAGGQMCDWEGNPLTAESDGRVIALGDSARLDDVLEALHEG, encoded by the coding sequence ATGACCCTCGAATCCGATCTTGCCCTGGCCAACCGGCTCGCCGACGCGGCCGGCGCCGCCATCCGACCCTTTTTCCGCGCCGATTTCGCGCGCGAGGACAAGGCCGATGCTTCGCCGGTAACCGAGGCCGATCGCGCCGCCGAGATGGCGATCCGCGAGATCCTGGAAAGCGAACGGCCGGACGAAGGCATTATCGGCGAGGAATACGGAGCGACGCGCGAATCGGCCGCGCGCCAATGGGTGCTCGACCCGATCGACGGGACGACGAGCTTCATCGCCGGACGGCCGACTTTCGGGACGCTGATCGCGCTGATGCAGGACGGCTGGCCGTTACTGGGCGCCATCGACCAGCCGATTTCGGGCGAACGCTGGATCGGCGCCGTGGGGGGCACGACGCAGTTCGGGGACAGTCCGGCGGCCACGCGCCGATGCGGGGGGCTGGACAGCGCAACGGTCGCGACCACGAGCCCGCACTGTTTCAACCAGGAGGAAGGCGAGGCTTTCCTGCGTCTGGTCGCCAAGTGCCACGCCAACCAGCGGCAAGGGCCGATCTACGGCGGAGACTGTTACAATTACGGCCTGCTGGCGTCCGGCCATATCGATATCGTCGTCGAGGCGGGTCTCGCGCTCCATGATTTCGCGGCGCTGATTCCGGTCGTCGAGGCGGCCGGCGGGCAGATGTGCGACTGGGAGGGCAACCCTCTGACCGCCGAAAGCGACGGCCGCGTCATCGCGCTCGGCGATTCGGCGCGGCTCGACGATGTGCTCGAGGCGCTGCATGAGGGCTGA
- the rpmI gene encoding 50S ribosomal protein L35, whose protein sequence is MPKLKTKSGVKKRFKITATGKVKHGVAGKRHRLISHNSKYIRQNRGTTKLSDADAKTVKKWAPYGLR, encoded by the coding sequence ATGCCCAAGCTGAAGACCAAGAGCGGTGTGAAGAAACGCTTCAAGATCACCGCCACCGGCAAGGTCAAACACGGTGTCGCGGGCAAGCGCCACCGGCTGATCAGCCATAATTCGAAATATATCCGCCAGAATCGCGGCACCACCAAACTGTCCGACGCCGATGCGAAGACGGTCAAGAAATGGGCGCCCTACGGGCTGCGCTAG